The following coding sequences lie in one Alloacidobacterium dinghuense genomic window:
- a CDS encoding NAD+ synthase, translated as MKIALAQINPTIGDFTGNVERILDFTRKAHEGGADLVLFPELAVCGYPPADFLDKPSFVARSEEAMTEIAEATAELTIASIVGYVTPAHASTGKRVMNSAALVRGGEVAFVQSKMLLPFYDVFDDQRYFAPSEKQHLCHFSGKRVALTICEDTWNDKNFWQKRLHSVDPVEELMREGGEIILNIAASPYWRGKRKTRREMLAAIARHHCAPVVMVNQVGGNDSLIFDGSSLVIAADGTVIAQAKSFEEDLIFCDIGARSGDMHWQTDNIDEAVYKALVLGTRDYVRKCGFSKVLVGLSGGIDSALVAAVAVDALGKENVTGIGMPSPYSSTGSVEDSRRLAENLGIRFELIPISDLFSEYGKALEPLFAGLQPDITEENIQSRIRGNLLMALSNKVNALVLTTGNKSEMSVGYCTLYGDMVGALAVIGDLMKTRVYDLCRFVNRDSERIPLAILHKPPSAELRPGQKDTDSLPPYELLDPILEAYIERYETPEEIATKQHVDLQLVRKVLKLVERSEYKRQQAAPVLKVTKKAFGPGRRFPIAVKVQV; from the coding sequence GTGAAGATTGCGCTCGCTCAGATCAATCCCACCATCGGCGATTTCACCGGCAACGTAGAAAGGATTCTCGATTTCACGCGGAAAGCGCATGAAGGCGGCGCTGACCTGGTTCTGTTTCCCGAACTCGCCGTATGCGGCTATCCACCCGCAGATTTTCTCGACAAACCATCCTTTGTTGCGCGATCGGAAGAAGCGATGACCGAGATCGCGGAAGCCACTGCGGAACTGACAATCGCAAGCATTGTTGGCTACGTTACTCCAGCTCACGCAAGCACCGGAAAGCGCGTGATGAATTCGGCTGCGCTGGTGCGCGGAGGGGAAGTGGCCTTCGTGCAGTCGAAGATGCTGCTGCCGTTCTACGATGTATTTGACGATCAGCGATATTTTGCGCCGTCAGAGAAGCAGCATCTGTGTCACTTCAGTGGCAAACGAGTTGCGCTCACGATCTGTGAAGATACGTGGAACGACAAGAATTTCTGGCAGAAGCGACTGCATAGTGTCGATCCCGTGGAAGAACTGATGCGTGAAGGTGGAGAGATCATTTTGAACATTGCCGCATCGCCTTACTGGCGCGGAAAGCGCAAGACGCGACGTGAGATGCTGGCTGCGATTGCGCGCCACCATTGTGCTCCGGTGGTGATGGTCAATCAGGTCGGCGGGAATGACAGCCTGATCTTCGACGGGTCGAGCCTGGTGATCGCGGCAGACGGGACGGTGATCGCTCAAGCAAAGTCATTTGAGGAGGACCTGATCTTTTGCGATATCGGGGCCCGCAGCGGCGACATGCACTGGCAGACCGACAACATAGATGAAGCGGTTTACAAAGCTCTCGTGCTGGGAACGCGCGATTATGTTCGGAAGTGCGGCTTTTCAAAGGTACTGGTGGGACTGAGCGGCGGCATCGATTCGGCTTTGGTGGCGGCGGTCGCGGTAGATGCGCTGGGCAAAGAGAACGTGACGGGTATCGGCATGCCAAGCCCGTATTCTTCGACTGGCTCGGTGGAAGATAGCCGCAGGCTGGCTGAGAATCTCGGCATTCGATTTGAACTCATTCCGATCAGCGATCTTTTTTCGGAATATGGCAAAGCCCTTGAACCTCTTTTCGCGGGCCTTCAGCCGGACATCACGGAAGAGAATATCCAGTCGCGGATTCGCGGCAACCTGCTGATGGCTCTGTCGAATAAGGTAAACGCGCTGGTGCTTACGACCGGCAACAAGTCAGAGATGTCTGTGGGCTATTGCACGCTTTACGGCGATATGGTCGGAGCACTCGCTGTGATTGGCGATCTGATGAAGACGCGTGTCTATGATTTGTGCCGTTTTGTGAATCGCGACAGTGAGCGGATTCCCCTGGCCATCTTGCACAAACCGCCCTCAGCGGAGTTGCGGCCAGGGCAAAAGGATACGGATTCGCTGCCACCGTATGAGCTGCTGGATCCGATTCTTGAGGCCTACATTGAACGCTATGAGACGCCGGAAGAGATCGCGACGAAACAGCATGTGGATTTACAACTCGTGCGCAAAGTCCTCAAACTGGTAGAGCGCAGCGAGTACAAGCGTCAGCAGGCGGCGCCAGTGCTTAAGGTAACGAAGAAAGCCTTCGGGCCAGGCCGCCGTTTCCCCATTGCTGTAAAAGTTCAGGTCTGA
- a CDS encoding lipocalin-like domain-containing protein yields MSATKEMKAGASQTAGGEFVGTWKLVDYSFLHEDGTVEKPWGDHVVGYLLYSAEGYMSANLSPASRRHNVETTENQKTRRKRDYIAYAGPYTVEGDTVTHHVEVSLFTNWLGTAQVRHHKRVGNTLILRTPPIPSGEGVVAVQLTWEKVTK; encoded by the coding sequence ATGTCAGCTACAAAAGAGATGAAAGCAGGAGCATCGCAGACCGCGGGCGGCGAATTTGTCGGCACCTGGAAGCTGGTCGACTATTCGTTCCTGCATGAAGATGGAACGGTTGAGAAGCCGTGGGGCGATCACGTGGTCGGCTATTTGCTTTACTCGGCGGAAGGTTATATGAGCGCCAACCTCAGCCCGGCGAGCCGTCGGCACAACGTGGAGACTACCGAGAACCAGAAGACGCGGCGGAAGCGCGATTATATTGCCTACGCCGGGCCCTACACAGTTGAAGGCGACACCGTTACACACCATGTAGAGGTAAGCCTTTTTACCAACTGGCTTGGCACAGCGCAGGTGCGTCATCATAAACGCGTAGGAAATACGCTGATTCTGCGCACTCCACCCATTCCATCCGGTGAAGGTGTCGTGGCGGTGCAGCTCACATGGGAGAAGGTAACGAAATAA
- a CDS encoding ABC transporter ATP-binding protein has translation MSVPVVVVEEKSSTAPKHEPYIAFDKVSKSFGDLVVLDEVSFYVFPGETLCILGRSGVGKSVSLQQIMGFLKPDTGQILVAGENICGFTEEQMQAIRRKVTMVFQNGALFDSLSVGENVAFPLRERGELMEDQIQQIVNGLLEMVGVAAMKELLPSDLSTGMKRSVAIARALSAQPEAILYDEPTTMVDPLIARLLGNLIQKLKHQLHLTSIVVTHDMRFAKKLADRVLFLHQAKAHFFGTMEEMEKCDDEVVQQFLELDALILPEA, from the coding sequence TTGAGCGTCCCTGTCGTCGTGGTCGAAGAAAAAAGCAGCACGGCTCCAAAGCACGAGCCCTATATTGCGTTCGATAAGGTCTCAAAGTCGTTTGGCGACCTGGTCGTGTTGGATGAAGTAAGCTTCTATGTCTTTCCTGGCGAAACACTCTGCATTCTTGGACGCAGCGGCGTGGGCAAGTCCGTTTCGCTGCAGCAGATTATGGGCTTTCTTAAGCCGGACACGGGACAGATACTTGTGGCGGGTGAGAACATCTGCGGATTTACGGAAGAACAGATGCAGGCGATCCGCCGTAAGGTCACCATGGTTTTTCAGAATGGGGCTCTCTTTGATTCTTTGAGTGTCGGCGAAAATGTGGCGTTTCCTCTGCGTGAGCGCGGCGAATTGATGGAGGACCAGATTCAGCAGATTGTAAACGGCCTGCTTGAGATGGTTGGCGTGGCAGCGATGAAGGAGCTTCTGCCGTCGGACCTTTCGACTGGAATGAAGCGTTCTGTGGCCATCGCGCGTGCTCTTTCAGCGCAGCCGGAGGCGATTCTTTATGATGAGCCGACGACGATGGTCGATCCATTGATCGCGAGGCTGCTTGGGAATCTGATTCAAAAGTTGAAGCACCAGCTTCACCTGACCAGCATAGTGGTGACGCACGACATGCGCTTCGCCAAGAAGCTGGCTGATCGGGTACTCTTTCTGCACCAGGCTAAGGCGCACTTCTTTGGAACGATGGAAGAAATGGAGAAGTGCGACGATGAAGTGGTGCAGCAATTCCTGGAACTGGATGCGCTGATACTTCCGGAAGCGTAA
- the mobA gene encoding molybdenum cofactor guanylyltransferase, with protein MNGFVLAGGRSTRMGRDKALLPYAGRPLIAHAVDLLKMAGVEPHIVGARPDLAAYAPVIEDLHPGCGPLGGIEAALAASSSELNLFLPVDLPLLPAAFLRYLLQRAEISGADATMPTWGGGPEPLCAIYCRDLLAGIRESLASGNYKVMHAVENAVRPSEVDLFSVEAVAATRDDWPLDPPLRRWFQNLNTPAELALVS; from the coding sequence GTGAACGGATTCGTTCTAGCTGGCGGGCGCAGTACTCGCATGGGAAGGGACAAGGCTCTCCTGCCTTATGCTGGGCGTCCACTGATTGCGCACGCTGTTGATTTGCTGAAGATGGCCGGGGTTGAACCTCATATTGTTGGCGCGCGGCCTGACCTCGCTGCTTATGCTCCTGTTATCGAGGACCTGCATCCAGGTTGCGGTCCTCTTGGTGGAATTGAGGCAGCGCTGGCAGCGAGCAGCAGCGAGCTGAATCTCTTTCTACCAGTTGACTTGCCGCTGCTGCCAGCGGCGTTTCTCCGCTATCTTCTGCAACGCGCTGAGATCTCGGGTGCAGATGCAACGATGCCAACATGGGGAGGCGGCCCGGAACCGCTGTGTGCTATCTACTGCCGCGACCTGCTGGCGGGAATTCGCGAGTCGCTGGCATCGGGAAACTACAAAGTGATGCATGCTGTTGAGAATGCCGTTCGCCCAAGCGAGGTAGATCTTTTCAGCGTGGAAGCCGTTGCTGCGACGCGGGACGACTGGCCGCTGGACCCACCGTTGCGGCGGTGGTTTCAGAATCTGAACACACCCGCGGAACTGGCGCTGGTAAGCTGA
- a CDS encoding dipeptidase, translating into MPTAVEFARGEYPRFLDELKALLRIPSVSTLPEHKGDVRRAAEVLVAELKRIGMENVRLIEGSGHPLVYADWLHAAGKPTCLCYGHYDVQPPDPLDEWLTPPFEPTERNGNLFARGAVDDKGQMYMQVKALESLFKAHTGKLPLNVRVILEGEEEVGGESIAKFVREHPEQLKADFALVSDTEMFAPELPTLCVGLRGMIYTEIEARGAKNDVHSGMYGGAAPNPFVALAQIIAQLKDKDGRILIPGFYDKVQAPSKDELKAWKSLPFDEEHYRLNEVGSVQLTGEPGYSVIERTWARPTLDVHGMPGGFIGAGAKTVIPAKAVAKVSMRLVPDMTPKEAFQQYKSYVESIKPAGVELDVRLIHSGDAIVIGTDNPYIKAATKALKQVWNKDTVFIRSGGSIPIVGDFERHLKIPTVMMGFGLPDDNLHAPNEKFHLANFYRGIESIITFFEELGK; encoded by the coding sequence ATGCCGACTGCGGTTGAATTTGCGCGCGGAGAGTATCCGCGCTTTCTGGATGAGTTGAAGGCGCTGTTGAGGATTCCGTCTGTTTCTACGCTGCCGGAGCACAAGGGCGATGTGCGCCGTGCTGCTGAGGTTCTGGTGGCGGAGTTGAAGCGGATTGGAATGGAGAATGTGCGCCTGATTGAGGGCTCGGGGCATCCACTGGTGTATGCCGACTGGCTGCATGCCGCCGGCAAGCCAACGTGCCTTTGCTACGGCCACTACGATGTGCAGCCTCCGGATCCGCTCGATGAATGGTTGACGCCTCCATTTGAGCCGACGGAGCGGAACGGCAATCTGTTTGCACGTGGCGCGGTGGATGATAAAGGCCAGATGTACATGCAGGTGAAGGCTCTCGAATCACTCTTTAAAGCACATACGGGCAAGTTGCCGTTGAATGTCCGCGTGATTCTTGAAGGGGAAGAGGAAGTTGGCGGGGAGTCGATTGCGAAGTTCGTGCGTGAGCATCCGGAGCAGTTGAAGGCTGATTTCGCACTCGTGTCCGACACAGAGATGTTTGCGCCCGAGTTGCCGACGCTTTGTGTGGGGCTTCGCGGCATGATCTATACCGAGATTGAAGCGCGCGGCGCGAAGAACGATGTGCACTCGGGTATGTATGGCGGCGCGGCGCCGAATCCATTCGTTGCGCTGGCGCAAATCATCGCACAGCTTAAGGACAAGGATGGGCGAATCCTGATTCCGGGCTTTTATGACAAGGTGCAGGCTCCGAGTAAAGATGAGTTGAAGGCGTGGAAGAGTCTGCCCTTCGATGAGGAACACTATCGCCTCAATGAAGTTGGCTCGGTGCAACTGACGGGAGAGCCAGGATATTCGGTGATTGAGCGCACATGGGCACGGCCAACACTCGACGTGCACGGAATGCCCGGCGGTTTTATCGGAGCAGGCGCGAAGACGGTCATTCCGGCGAAGGCCGTAGCCAAGGTGTCGATGCGGCTGGTGCCGGACATGACGCCGAAGGAAGCGTTTCAGCAGTACAAGAGCTATGTTGAATCGATCAAGCCAGCGGGCGTGGAACTCGACGTGCGCCTCATTCACTCGGGTGACGCGATCGTGATCGGTACCGATAATCCTTATATCAAGGCGGCGACAAAAGCACTGAAACAGGTCTGGAACAAAGACACTGTCTTCATCCGGTCGGGCGGGTCGATTCCGATTGTTGGCGATTTTGAGCGCCACCTGAAGATTCCCACGGTGATGATGGGCTTCGGTCTGCCGGATGACAATCTGCATGCGCCGAACGAGAAATTTCATCTGGCGAATTTCTATCGCGGCATCGAATCGATCATTACTTTCTTTGAAGAGTTGGGGAAGTGA
- a CDS encoding S1C family serine protease: MEPRFSFLADTLPSDSIPNEPAPLDDTPLLDAYSTAVTRAVDRVSSSVVKIDVKSSSSRRGGSGSGFVFTPDGLVLTNSHVVHGGSRFQLTFNDGQQAFATLVGEDADTDTAVLRTDAPILQPATLGSSRTLRVGQLAIAVGNPFGFQFTVTAGVISALGRSMRSSTGRMMEEVIQTDAALNPGNSGGPLVNSRGEVIGINTATIVSAQGLCFAIGIDTAKFVASQLLQYGRVRRSWIGIAGQNVPLPRRLAYEYQLKEPTGILVVSVQDGSPSSHAALREGDIITALEGQPVAGIDALHRLLTAECAGQTLTLEILRGVERLQISITPETKPDEHDA; this comes from the coding sequence ATGGAACCCCGTTTTAGTTTTCTTGCCGACACGCTTCCCAGCGACTCAATTCCCAACGAGCCCGCTCCGCTCGACGACACTCCGCTGCTCGATGCCTATTCCACTGCCGTCACGCGCGCTGTCGATCGGGTCAGTTCCTCCGTCGTAAAGATCGACGTAAAATCTTCGTCTTCGCGCCGAGGAGGTTCGGGTTCAGGCTTTGTCTTTACACCCGATGGGCTGGTCCTGACCAACAGCCACGTCGTGCACGGCGGCTCGCGTTTTCAGCTCACCTTTAATGATGGCCAGCAGGCATTTGCAACTCTCGTCGGTGAAGACGCCGACACCGACACCGCCGTCCTGCGCACGGATGCTCCCATTCTTCAACCAGCCACGCTCGGCAGTTCGCGCACGCTGCGCGTTGGTCAACTGGCAATTGCGGTCGGCAATCCATTTGGATTCCAATTCACCGTCACCGCAGGCGTAATCAGCGCCCTTGGCCGCAGCATGCGGTCGAGCACCGGACGCATGATGGAAGAAGTCATTCAGACCGACGCAGCGCTCAATCCGGGCAACTCCGGCGGTCCGCTGGTCAACTCGCGCGGCGAGGTCATCGGCATCAACACCGCAACGATCGTCTCCGCGCAAGGACTCTGTTTCGCCATTGGTATCGACACGGCAAAGTTCGTCGCGTCCCAGCTTTTGCAATACGGCCGCGTCCGCCGCTCTTGGATCGGAATCGCAGGCCAGAATGTCCCGCTGCCTCGTCGCCTCGCCTACGAATATCAGCTCAAAGAGCCAACCGGCATCCTGGTCGTCTCGGTACAGGATGGAAGCCCGTCCAGTCACGCGGCTCTGCGCGAAGGCGACATCATCACTGCTCTTGAAGGGCAACCGGTTGCGGGAATCGATGCTCTGCACCGTCTACTCACGGCAGAGTGTGCAGGCCAAACGCTAACTCTCGAAATTCTCCGCGGCGTGGAGCGCCTCCAGATCAGCATCACACCTGAGACGAAACCGGACGAGCACGACGCGTAG
- a CDS encoding VanZ family protein, which translates to MPSRRLNLFLHWIPAMIGIVVILIESTATMSAENTSRWLLPLWVKLFGPITPEHWAEVHHYIRKTGHFVGYGLVSLGFFEGWRATFSERLRQHGAIFALVAPLALVSTLALAGWDEWHQSFLPGRTSKLSDVGLDFSGAVVAHVILLLVLVIVWRLRARSKPSTRRARPVSSQV; encoded by the coding sequence ATGCCTAGTAGACGACTCAATCTCTTTCTGCACTGGATTCCGGCGATGATCGGCATCGTGGTCATTCTTATTGAATCGACGGCCACGATGTCAGCGGAGAACACAAGCCGTTGGTTGTTGCCCCTGTGGGTCAAGCTCTTTGGTCCGATTACACCGGAGCACTGGGCCGAGGTTCATCACTATATTCGTAAGACTGGGCATTTCGTCGGCTACGGTCTGGTGAGCCTGGGCTTTTTCGAAGGTTGGCGCGCTACGTTTTCAGAAAGGCTGCGACAGCACGGAGCGATCTTTGCCCTGGTGGCTCCGCTGGCACTCGTTTCGACGCTCGCGCTGGCGGGATGGGATGAATGGCACCAGTCGTTTCTGCCGGGACGCACGAGCAAACTCTCCGATGTTGGCCTCGATTTTTCCGGCGCGGTTGTGGCTCATGTCATTTTGCTGCTCGTGCTCGTCATTGTGTGGCGCCTGCGCGCTCGCTCAAAGCCCTCTACGCGTCGTGCTCGTCCGGTTTCGTCTCAGGTGTGA
- a CDS encoding rhodanese-like domain-containing protein: MYPEYMVDYEITPSQLSSLISSPEREQVVLLDVREPAEYAVARIDGSILMPMGDVPGRANQELDPETRIVAICHHGVRSMNVAVWLRNQGFEQAQSLRGGIDAWSALVDPTVARY; encoded by the coding sequence ATGTATCCTGAATATATGGTCGATTACGAAATCACTCCCTCACAACTTTCTTCGCTCATCTCTTCGCCAGAGCGGGAGCAGGTTGTGCTGCTGGACGTTCGCGAACCAGCGGAATATGCTGTGGCCCGCATCGATGGCAGTATCCTGATGCCGATGGGCGATGTGCCCGGACGCGCGAATCAGGAACTCGATCCTGAAACGCGCATTGTCGCGATTTGCCACCATGGCGTGCGCTCAATGAATGTAGCCGTATGGCTGAGGAACCAGGGCTTTGAACAGGCTCAGTCACTGCGTGGGGGCATCGATGCCTGGTCCGCGCTTGTTGATCCTACTGTTGCGCGGTATTAG